One Leptospira meyeri genomic region harbors:
- a CDS encoding AAA family ATPase — MFTVGKYKALRELHLGKRSSVYSGESSSGEPVVIKLLNRDYPDNHEITRFKNEFEILRSIDSPYTLRPLDLETYQNTVAIVFPNVGFTDLAKLQLSGKYSNIATFLNISIEVCKALVDIHKAKIVHNDIKAQNIIYNPDNGTLKIIDFGSATLLTHRSFYLPMNQNLTGTLAHISPEQTGRMNRTVDYRTDFYSFGVTLYQLITGDLPFLYTDSLEMVHAHLAKTPLSPKERSGAPKIVSDLIMKLLEKNPEDRYQTATGLLSDLSAIQSVLLENGRESLNQFQMELAKNDKSSRFQIPKKLYGRETQLHVFEEKFLDAKEGRIETFLISGRSGIGKSALINEIQKPVTREKAYFASGKFDLYKKSIPYRAINLALQGLVRQLLSESESAVKEWKKNLSDALGANAKLIIDVVPELSQLLGDKPSPPELDSLETENRFHLVFRKFLRTICTKEHPVVLFLDDIQWADSSSILLLKEVLTDPEISYFFIILSYRDNEVFPTDPFFRLLEELREIQIAITEIRLEPLRERDVALLVSETLMVPESEIRPIAEVLWKKTKGNPFHVNEMFKNLYERSYIYFADDHWSWDKDKIDSVNIFDNVIDLIIDKINLQSAELIDALKLTACIGNWFRHDIYATIADRPFHKASMDLVTLANEEFLILGMEDANFTHDKIREAIYKIISPEEKAKLHYKIGKTYLSILYKYKLEDHLFTIVNQLNLGASQMKGSEELAELRILNEKAGFKALNSSAYDAAFTFFDRMVGLMKDEEWKSDYENTLKLHLAYARSAYLSKNFEAAEKSFNYILSFVRNDLDKILVYELQSSMLVTQNKMKEVLETLKQALKLVGVRLPKKANSLSPLPELIKFKFKLGNRSIESLEHLPISNEPKYLAIMRLLNACIAPSFLAEPDLFPVIVLKLVNHTLRFGLCEISAFGFCAMGVIQGSGLGNYDDGFKFGQLGVRLLDTLSAKPFQCRTLFMFACMISPWKNHARDGRSIFWDSFLAGMETGDLQYSSYSLNNIHFQGLLFRENLEDLYKSQLRYDASLLSLRQNHAYQVHRLNLQLVENMRGESPDPMSLEGRYFSESETVSEWLATGNANALFDYYLCKLRIEYFLGDKEKAYEYSLKLDGLEGAMFGMMFVPEHVFLGALVTFSLIVDNIIPSGTTKSSLKKRLVLFGKRMKVWAKSSPENFSHKYEIISALLLYLANQKTQAVIACKAAISSAREYSYILEEAIANEFLVRMWKETGFEQYSNLHLVEAHYRYGKYGFLSKVKQLELSHISLKKYIGRNFRTDSTDSLALFSTTKDIFGDVGSSLDINTVIKASQTISGEIQLNRLLEKMMKILIENAGAERGYFILKSDSGWQVLAESEVEKESVSVYSETPFAIDFLEPVAYVNQNKIPSQIIGYVVRTGLVVICGDAAREGDFKNDPYVKSTLPKSLLCYPILSHGTVVGIVYLENNLTTDAFTPGRVEILKILSSQIAVSIENSLLYTNLEQKVDERTKELNFALTEVQGLKEQQDGDYFLASLLIEPLTQNLASSSNMKIQFLTEQKKKFSYKQWSSEIGGDLCVSSSIQLQNKKYIVVLNGDAMGKSMQGASGALVIGSVFEAIIKRNGQSEEVRDITPEKWVSNAYMELHNTLVTFDGSMLISMFLCLIDDETGFFYFLNAEHPRPVIYRNDKTFFLPHNYVCAKLGLLASKKALQINTFQLEKGDVLLIGSDGRDDILIGSEAEMEVNEDDELFLKTTFQGQGDLEAIRDAIKSHGELIDDLSLIRVEYTGEGSPIHVPTNHPKHFVYLRALTLYKQKKWKEVEKMISSHFEFIYDAPLSVQKIYLYTEHRMSAFPLEFAVQYVQKNPSDSLTLFYIAEALYENGDFSAAFDYSERVQLRRPYHKENNILFARLLELRRK; from the coding sequence TTGTTTACTGTAGGAAAATATAAAGCGTTAAGGGAACTTCACTTAGGAAAAAGGAGTTCTGTGTATTCAGGGGAGTCTTCCTCTGGAGAACCTGTCGTGATCAAACTATTGAATCGCGATTATCCAGATAACCATGAAATTACACGTTTCAAAAATGAATTTGAAATTCTACGTTCTATCGATTCTCCTTATACTTTAAGACCTTTAGATTTAGAAACATACCAAAATACAGTAGCAATTGTATTCCCAAATGTTGGTTTTACGGATCTCGCAAAATTACAGTTAAGTGGAAAGTATAGCAATATAGCAACTTTCTTAAACATCTCTATCGAAGTATGTAAGGCACTGGTTGATATTCATAAGGCAAAAATTGTTCATAATGATATCAAGGCTCAAAATATCATTTATAATCCGGACAATGGAACTTTAAAAATTATAGATTTTGGTTCTGCGACCCTTTTGACACATCGAAGTTTTTACCTTCCGATGAATCAAAACTTAACAGGAACACTGGCTCATATTTCACCTGAACAAACAGGTAGAATGAATCGTACTGTTGATTATAGAACTGACTTTTATTCCTTCGGCGTCACCTTATATCAGTTAATTACGGGGGATCTTCCTTTTTTATACACTGATAGTTTGGAAATGGTGCATGCACACTTAGCGAAAACTCCGCTTTCTCCAAAAGAACGAAGTGGGGCACCAAAAATTGTTTCTGATTTAATAATGAAACTTCTGGAGAAAAATCCAGAAGATCGATATCAAACAGCAACAGGTTTACTTTCAGATCTCTCTGCGATTCAGTCCGTTCTTTTGGAGAATGGAAGAGAATCTTTGAATCAGTTCCAAATGGAACTAGCAAAAAATGATAAATCCTCTAGATTTCAAATTCCCAAAAAATTATATGGGCGAGAAACCCAACTTCATGTTTTTGAAGAAAAATTTCTCGATGCAAAAGAAGGTCGAATCGAAACCTTTTTAATTTCGGGTCGGTCGGGAATTGGAAAATCGGCCCTTATTAATGAAATCCAAAAACCAGTCACAAGAGAAAAAGCATATTTCGCATCAGGTAAATTTGATTTGTATAAAAAATCGATCCCTTACCGTGCCATCAATTTAGCCTTACAGGGATTAGTTCGACAGTTATTATCCGAAAGCGAATCTGCTGTCAAAGAATGGAAAAAGAATTTGTCTGATGCGCTTGGTGCCAATGCAAAGTTAATCATTGATGTGGTTCCTGAGTTGTCGCAGCTGTTAGGTGATAAGCCGTCTCCGCCCGAGTTGGATAGTTTAGAGACAGAAAACCGGTTTCATTTGGTGTTTCGAAAATTCCTTCGGACAATTTGTACGAAGGAACATCCGGTTGTATTGTTTTTGGATGATATACAATGGGCGGATTCTTCTAGCATTTTACTTCTAAAAGAAGTTCTGACTGATCCTGAAATTTCGTATTTTTTTATTATTCTTTCTTATCGTGATAATGAAGTGTTCCCGACGGATCCATTTTTCAGACTGCTTGAGGAACTACGTGAGATTCAAATTGCGATTACAGAAATTCGGTTAGAGCCTTTGAGAGAGCGCGATGTGGCACTATTGGTTTCCGAAACATTAATGGTTCCAGAATCGGAAATTCGTCCTATCGCAGAAGTCCTTTGGAAAAAAACTAAGGGAAATCCGTTCCATGTCAATGAGATGTTTAAGAACTTATATGAGAGGTCTTATATATACTTTGCGGATGATCATTGGTCTTGGGACAAAGACAAAATTGATTCTGTAAACATTTTTGATAATGTAATCGATCTTATCATAGATAAAATTAATCTCCAATCCGCAGAATTAATCGATGCACTTAAGTTAACTGCATGTATCGGAAACTGGTTTAGACATGATATTTATGCAACGATAGCGGATAGACCATTCCACAAAGCATCAATGGATTTGGTAACACTTGCCAACGAAGAGTTTTTGATCCTCGGTATGGAGGATGCAAATTTTACTCACGATAAAATCAGAGAAGCCATCTATAAGATTATTTCACCGGAAGAGAAGGCAAAACTACATTATAAGATCGGTAAAACTTATCTTTCGATTCTCTATAAATATAAACTTGAAGATCATTTGTTTACCATTGTAAATCAATTGAATCTGGGTGCTTCGCAAATGAAAGGAAGCGAAGAGTTGGCTGAACTACGGATCTTAAATGAAAAAGCAGGATTCAAAGCACTAAATTCTTCAGCTTACGATGCAGCTTTCACTTTCTTCGACCGAATGGTTGGGCTTATGAAGGATGAAGAGTGGAAAAGTGATTATGAAAACACTCTAAAACTTCATTTGGCTTATGCAAGATCAGCATACCTTTCTAAAAATTTTGAAGCTGCAGAAAAAAGTTTTAATTATATACTTAGCTTTGTTCGAAACGATTTAGATAAAATTTTAGTCTACGAACTTCAATCCTCAATGCTTGTCACTCAAAACAAGATGAAAGAGGTTTTAGAAACGTTGAAACAGGCTTTAAAACTTGTGGGAGTTAGATTGCCCAAAAAAGCAAATTCACTTTCTCCGCTCCCAGAGTTAATCAAATTTAAATTTAAGTTGGGTAATCGTTCCATTGAAAGTTTAGAACATCTGCCTATATCAAACGAACCAAAATACCTGGCCATCATGCGACTTCTTAACGCATGCATCGCACCATCATTTCTTGCAGAACCAGATTTATTTCCTGTGATTGTTTTGAAATTAGTCAATCACACCTTACGGTTCGGGTTGTGTGAGATTAGTGCCTTTGGGTTTTGTGCGATGGGCGTGATCCAAGGTTCTGGATTAGGGAATTATGATGATGGTTTTAAGTTTGGTCAGTTGGGTGTTCGTTTACTCGATACCTTGAGTGCAAAACCTTTCCAATGCCGAACGTTATTTATGTTCGCATGTATGATTTCACCTTGGAAAAATCATGCGAGAGATGGCCGTTCCATATTTTGGGATAGTTTTCTTGCAGGGATGGAAACAGGTGATTTACAATATTCTTCGTATTCATTAAATAATATTCATTTTCAAGGTTTGTTGTTCCGCGAAAACTTAGAAGACCTTTATAAAAGTCAACTTCGATATGATGCTTCACTTTTAAGTTTACGTCAAAATCACGCATATCAAGTGCACAGACTCAATCTCCAGTTAGTTGAGAATATGAGAGGTGAGTCACCTGATCCAATGAGTTTGGAAGGTCGATACTTTTCAGAGTCAGAAACTGTGTCAGAATGGTTGGCCACAGGAAATGCAAATGCTTTATTTGATTATTATCTTTGTAAGTTACGCATTGAATACTTTCTTGGTGATAAAGAAAAAGCTTATGAATATTCCTTAAAGTTGGATGGTTTGGAAGGAGCTATGTTTGGAATGATGTTTGTCCCTGAACATGTATTCCTTGGTGCTTTGGTTACCTTCTCGCTCATTGTTGATAACATTATTCCTTCTGGGACTACCAAATCTTCGCTCAAAAAAAGATTGGTTTTGTTCGGAAAACGAATGAAAGTTTGGGCAAAAAGTTCGCCTGAAAATTTTAGCCATAAATATGAAATTATTTCGGCCTTATTGCTGTATTTAGCCAATCAGAAAACACAAGCAGTGATTGCTTGTAAGGCGGCAATTTCTTCCGCTCGTGAATATAGTTATATCCTAGAAGAAGCCATCGCAAACGAGTTTTTGGTTCGTATGTGGAAAGAAACTGGATTTGAACAATACAGTAACTTACATTTGGTGGAAGCACATTATCGATATGGAAAATATGGTTTTTTATCTAAAGTAAAACAATTAGAATTGAGTCATATTTCTTTAAAAAAATATATTGGAAGAAACTTTAGGACCGACTCTACTGATAGTCTTGCTCTTTTTAGTACAACAAAGGATATTTTTGGGGATGTTGGTTCTTCCTTAGATATCAATACCGTCATCAAAGCCTCACAAACCATTTCAGGAGAGATTCAACTCAATCGTCTCTTAGAGAAGATGATGAAAATCCTAATTGAGAATGCAGGAGCGGAGAGAGGATACTTTATCCTTAAATCAGATTCTGGTTGGCAAGTTTTAGCAGAATCGGAAGTAGAGAAAGAGTCTGTATCAGTTTATTCTGAAACCCCGTTTGCAATTGATTTCCTTGAGCCAGTTGCCTATGTAAACCAAAACAAAATTCCTTCACAAATCATTGGTTATGTGGTGAGAACGGGGCTTGTTGTTATTTGTGGTGATGCTGCGAGAGAAGGTGATTTTAAAAATGATCCTTATGTTAAGTCTACTTTACCAAAATCTTTACTTTGTTATCCGATTTTAAGCCATGGAACAGTTGTTGGCATTGTTTATTTGGAAAATAATCTCACAACCGATGCATTCACTCCCGGTAGAGTCGAAATTCTAAAAATATTATCTTCACAAATTGCTGTTTCCATTGAAAATTCGCTTCTTTATACAAATTTGGAACAGAAAGTAGATGAAAGGACTAAAGAACTAAATTTTGCTTTAACGGAAGTTCAAGGGTTAAAAGAGCAGCAAGATGGGGATTATTTTTTAGCATCTTTACTCATTGAACCACTTACACAGAACCTTGCAAGCTCCTCAAATATGAAAATTCAGTTCCTCACAGAACAAAAGAAAAAATTTTCTTATAAACAATGGAGTTCAGAAATTGGTGGAGATTTATGTGTTTCCTCATCCATTCAACTTCAAAATAAAAAGTACATTGTTGTTTTGAATGGTGATGCGATGGGTAAATCGATGCAAGGAGCAAGTGGGGCTCTTGTTATCGGTTCGGTGTTTGAAGCGATCATTAAAAGAAATGGTCAGTCGGAAGAAGTTAGGGACATCACTCCTGAAAAATGGGTGAGTAATGCCTATATGGAACTACATAACACACTCGTAACATTTGATGGTTCGATGCTTATTTCTATGTTTCTTTGTTTGATTGATGATGAAACTGGATTCTTTTATTTTTTGAATGCGGAACATCCGAGACCTGTGATTTACCGTAATGATAAAACTTTCTTTTTGCCACATAACTATGTTTGTGCGAAGTTAGGACTTTTAGCTTCAAAAAAAGCGCTTCAGATCAATACTTTCCAATTAGAAAAAGGAGATGTCCTTTTGATTGGTTCAGATGGACGTGATGATATTTTGATTGGTTCTGAAGCTGAAATGGAAGTTAACGAAGATGATGAATTGTTTTTAAAAACAACTTTCCAAGGCCAAGGTGATCTAGAGGCAATTCGAGATGCGATCAAAAGCCATGGGGAATTGATAGATGATTTATCTTTAATTCGTGTTGAGTATACGGGAGAGGGTTCACCGATTCATGTCCCAACTAACCATCCAAAACATTTTGTTTACTTACGTGCCCTCACACTTTATAAGCAGAAAAAATGGAAAGAAGTTGAAAAAATGATTTCGAGTCATTTCGAGTTCATTTATGATGCGCCACTTTCCGTTCAGAAGATTTACCTTTACACTGAACATAGAATGTCAGCATTTCCTTTGGAATTTGCCGTGCAATACGTGCAAAAAAATCCTTCTGATAGCTTAACCCTCTTTTATATTGCAGAGGCTCTCTATGAAAACGGAGATTTTTCAGCTGCTTTTGATTATTCCGAACGGGTGCAACTCAGACGCCCTTACCACAAAGAAAACAATATTTTATTTGCTCGACTCTTGGAACTTCGGCGAAAATAA
- the acpS gene encoding holo-ACP synthase — protein sequence MLSVGNDIVENQRIRELLEKHGDRFLKRVFTEEEVEYCHKHKDPVPFLAGRFACKEAVIKALSLNPGEVADMREIELAGTNFGKKTLVIHGKTEKFFREKGFTSSSVSISHADHYATAVVVFYKEPK from the coding sequence ATGTTATCCGTCGGAAACGACATCGTTGAAAACCAGAGGATCCGAGAACTTCTCGAAAAACATGGGGATCGCTTTTTGAAGCGGGTTTTTACCGAAGAGGAAGTGGAATACTGCCACAAGCATAAAGACCCGGTCCCTTTTTTGGCGGGTCGTTTCGCCTGTAAGGAGGCCGTCATCAAGGCTCTCAGCTTAAACCCAGGTGAGGTTGCCGATATGCGCGAGATCGAACTTGCTGGCACAAATTTTGGTAAAAAAACGCTAGTCATCCATGGGAAAACTGAGAAGTTTTTCCGAGAGAAAGGATTTACTAGCAGTTCCGTATCCATCAGCCATGCTGACCATTACGCAACGGCAGTTGTCGTTTTTTATAAGGAGCCCAAATGA
- a CDS encoding tetratricopeptide repeat protein, protein MVSDKMKAVLVHYNQALSLYKSRKFAEAKEEFKKGLAIHPGDGPSKLYIERCDDYIADPPPEDWDGVYNMKTK, encoded by the coding sequence ATCGTTAGTGATAAAATGAAGGCAGTACTAGTTCATTACAACCAAGCCCTTTCGTTATACAAATCGCGAAAGTTCGCAGAAGCAAAAGAAGAGTTCAAAAAGGGACTTGCGATTCATCCTGGAGATGGCCCCTCGAAACTATACATTGAACGTTGCGATGATTATATCGCAGATCCCCCACCAGAAGATTGGGACGGGGTTTATAACATGAAAACAAAATAG
- a CDS encoding bactofilin family protein, which yields MSKKEMQTTITEHGVIATILGKETAFSGTLAFKKPLQISGDFTGEIISDGYLVISEGARVKANIKAGTVVVGGTIIGNVTATQRLEMLSTGKVQGNIRTAKLQIADGVVFDGNCEMLSSEET from the coding sequence ATGTCAAAAAAAGAAATGCAAACAACCATCACCGAACACGGAGTCATCGCCACTATTCTAGGAAAAGAAACAGCATTTAGCGGAACTTTGGCGTTCAAAAAACCCTTACAGATTTCTGGTGATTTCACTGGTGAAATCATCTCCGATGGTTATCTGGTGATCAGTGAAGGTGCAAGAGTCAAAGCAAATATCAAAGCAGGTACAGTTGTTGTTGGTGGTACCATCATTGGAAACGTGACTGCGACCCAACGATTAGAAATGTTATCTACAGGAAAGGTCCAGGGAAACATTCGTACTGCAAAACTTCAAATTGCCGATGGGGTTGTATTTGACGGGAATTGTGAAATGCTAAGCAGCGAAGAAACTTAG
- a CDS encoding sensor histidine kinase has protein sequence MWQFHPYSLLLFLAFSFNLVLGLFVLKSFRLDLVKYLLILVFGSMMWTGFYGIDFVFISPTLHRSFIAFLYIGVALANLGMVLVSLEFTQNRHLLTKKFWVLLTIQPLFTLAVCVLDPIFKTLTLDTYLVNINGRIQWIQETNIGGFIVSYFFSFFWSSFVAYLLIKGIFVSKSTERRRYFLILVSYLFIWVTAILHKLGFRPLPGLNITAVMSTMQVILIFFAIGYYRMFDLVPLVRGEIVDELDEAVVILDFNNRIVDWNMSAEHLFQISSKNSTLLSYKYFFASAPGIISKLDHLSDKKTLTKWIWEKDEKCWEVTAKQIRDANRKKIGMVLVFRDITEQRNLEKQMVNVNRELLIANGTKDRFLSIISHDLRGPLAGIKMLLKVLNEDMKKKEDALAGMTQSLVDATESVFSLLENLLEWSKLQRGQEEYRPHYYRLDNIVRECLELFTLSASNKGIVLDVNVPSHAMVFCDDRMIITVIRNLISNALKFSHKNGKVIIEANDIGGDWQVSVIDSGVGMSKAIVDKLFKVGEVIKSTGTQGETGNGIGLLLCHEFVTVNGGTMYADSDGVSGSRFVFTIPKKMREEIIS, from the coding sequence TTGTGGCAATTTCATCCTTATAGTTTACTTTTATTTCTAGCTTTCAGCTTCAATCTTGTATTGGGGCTTTTCGTTCTAAAATCCTTCCGACTAGATCTTGTTAAATATCTTTTAATTTTAGTTTTCGGTTCTATGATGTGGACCGGATTTTATGGCATCGATTTTGTATTTATCAGTCCGACCCTTCATAGATCCTTTATCGCATTTTTGTATATTGGTGTTGCTCTTGCTAATTTGGGGATGGTGCTTGTTTCATTAGAATTTACACAAAACAGGCATTTGTTGACAAAAAAGTTCTGGGTATTGCTTACAATCCAGCCGCTGTTTACGCTTGCGGTATGCGTTCTTGATCCCATTTTTAAAACTTTAACACTCGATACATATTTAGTAAATATCAACGGTCGAATTCAGTGGATACAAGAAACTAACATTGGCGGATTCATCGTTTCTTATTTCTTTTCATTTTTTTGGTCTTCTTTTGTCGCCTATCTCCTTATAAAAGGAATCTTTGTTTCCAAGTCTACGGAAAGACGTAGGTATTTTTTAATTTTGGTGTCTTACTTATTTATTTGGGTTACGGCCATTTTGCATAAGTTAGGTTTTCGTCCTCTCCCCGGTCTCAATATTACTGCGGTTATGAGTACGATGCAGGTGATTTTGATTTTTTTTGCAATTGGATATTATCGAATGTTCGACCTTGTTCCGTTGGTTCGAGGAGAAATTGTAGACGAGTTGGATGAAGCCGTAGTGATCCTCGATTTTAATAATCGTATTGTTGATTGGAATATGTCAGCAGAACATTTGTTTCAGATCTCATCCAAGAACTCTACTTTATTGTCATACAAATATTTTTTTGCATCAGCTCCAGGAATCATTTCTAAACTCGATCATCTGTCCGATAAAAAAACACTTACAAAATGGATTTGGGAAAAAGATGAAAAATGCTGGGAAGTGACCGCAAAACAGATTCGAGATGCTAATCGTAAAAAAATTGGAATGGTTCTTGTATTCCGAGATATCACCGAACAGAGAAATTTAGAAAAACAAATGGTAAATGTCAATCGTGAACTATTGATTGCCAACGGAACTAAAGATCGATTTTTATCGATCATTTCTCATGATTTACGTGGACCCCTTGCTGGGATTAAAATGTTACTCAAAGTATTGAATGAGGACATGAAAAAGAAAGAAGATGCACTTGCTGGTATGACACAATCGTTAGTGGATGCAACAGAATCTGTTTTTTCATTATTGGAAAACCTTCTGGAATGGTCTAAGTTACAACGGGGGCAGGAAGAATATCGCCCACATTATTATCGTTTGGATAACATAGTAAGGGAGTGTTTGGAGCTTTTTACTCTTAGTGCTTCGAACAAAGGCATCGTTTTGGATGTGAATGTTCCTTCTCATGCGATGGTGTTTTGTGATGATCGAATGATTATCACAGTCATTCGAAATTTAATTTCCAATGCTCTGAAGTTCAGTCATAAGAATGGTAAAGTAATCATTGAAGCAAACGATATTGGCGGGGACTGGCAGGTTTCAGTCATTGACTCGGGAGTAGGTATGTCGAAAGCAATTGTAGACAAACTATTCAAAGTTGGGGAAGTGATTAAATCAACAGGGACCCAAGGGGAAACAGGAAATGGGATAGGACTTTTACTATGTCATGAATTTGTTACTGTCAACGGAGGAACCATGTATGCAGATAGCGACGGAGTATCTGGTTCCAGGTTTGTTTTTACTATCCCCAAAAAAATGAGAGAGGAGATCATTTCATGA
- a CDS encoding SDR family oxidoreductase, producing the protein MKKTIVVTGATDGIGRVCAHTFSKTQEELILVGRNADKLAALVYSLQVTGSTVHSYVADLSSAKETFLLSETIRKNHPKIDVLLNNAGAYFDQYTPTKEGIESTFALNHLNYFILSLGLLPSLKKANEPRIVNVASRAHMGVSLDFDNLLGEKEYSGWKQYQRSKLMNIYFTYELAERLNQTKITVNCLHPGFVKTRFGQNNDGLAKFLLTIAQNIFAISEEKGAETSIFLSTDPSVSGISGKYFVKKKIQKSSEPSYDIAARRKLWSYTEDLLKHKFSFKFPGF; encoded by the coding sequence ATGAAAAAGACAATTGTTGTTACCGGTGCTACGGATGGAATTGGAAGGGTTTGTGCTCATACATTTTCAAAAACCCAAGAAGAATTAATTTTAGTTGGTCGTAATGCAGATAAGTTAGCGGCCCTCGTATATTCATTACAGGTGACAGGGTCAACAGTTCATTCTTATGTTGCCGATTTATCATCTGCAAAAGAAACTTTTTTGTTATCAGAAACTATTCGAAAGAATCATCCTAAGATAGATGTTCTGCTTAATAACGCTGGTGCATATTTCGACCAATACACTCCTACAAAGGAGGGAATAGAATCTACATTTGCTTTAAATCATTTGAATTATTTTATTTTATCTCTTGGTTTACTTCCTTCATTAAAAAAAGCCAACGAACCACGGATTGTCAATGTAGCTTCTCGCGCACACATGGGAGTTTCATTGGATTTCGATAATTTGTTAGGTGAAAAAGAGTATTCAGGTTGGAAACAATACCAACGATCCAAATTGATGAATATATATTTTACTTATGAACTTGCAGAACGTTTGAATCAAACTAAAATCACAGTGAACTGTCTTCATCCTGGATTTGTCAAAACTCGATTTGGTCAGAACAATGACGGATTAGCAAAATTTCTATTAACCATTGCTCAGAATATTTTTGCTATTTCGGAAGAGAAAGGTGCGGAAACTTCTATTTTTCTTTCTACTGATCCGTCTGTTTCCGGGATTTCTGGGAAGTACTTTGTTAAAAAGAAAATTCAAAAAAGTTCTGAACCATCTTATGATATTGCAGCGAGAAGAAAACTTTGGTCTTATACAGAAGACTTATTAAAACATAAGTTTAGTTTTAAATTCCCTGGTTTCTGA
- a CDS encoding cupin domain-containing protein produces the protein MGFKHQKNPIQIPVPGGKTIEEHFGIPSTGNSEISVAHMIAPPGWGEPFQTPNFDEWTLMVRGQKQVEVDGTIVILSAGESLFIEKGTRVRYSNPFSADAEYWSVCKPAFSLDLVNREPEV, from the coding sequence ATGGGTTTCAAACACCAAAAAAATCCTATTCAAATCCCTGTTCCTGGTGGCAAAACCATTGAAGAACATTTTGGAATTCCCTCTACCGGGAATTCTGAAATTTCTGTCGCTCATATGATTGCTCCACCAGGTTGGGGAGAGCCGTTTCAAACACCTAACTTTGATGAATGGACTCTTATGGTTCGAGGTCAAAAACAAGTAGAAGTGGATGGAACGATTGTAATTTTATCTGCCGGTGAATCATTGTTCATTGAGAAAGGAACAAGGGTAAGATATTCTAATCCTTTTTCAGCCGATGCAGAATATTGGTCTGTTTGTAAACCTGCTTTTTCTTTAGATTTGGTCAATCGGGAACCTGAAGTCTAA
- a CDS encoding PP2C family protein-serine/threonine phosphatase yields the protein MGIEEKPTADLSFLKKEMKKVQFPKGSLVIQQYSLGGSFYFIESGRVEVWKYLDESKQEILVIGDLSTGDYFGEIALIDSAPRTVNITAKENLVLYELTSEDFHRLLQSSPELTLTLLKLLTARIRNAEQRENQVLIQKNKELRRQNETLEEMVKERTAKLTQTLKIIQEDLETAKTIQRNILPLGLRYVAHLDFGSSFEPMAEVGGDIFDVIRLEKSKIRLFLADAIGHGVQAALITMAIKAEYDHIKRNAPNPADVLYALNQIFIESYGKKTNQFTAVIVDLNLEENSLTYSSAGHNEPYIVTKDQFIPLTESGVMLGLEKDVEYTNHSMSFGLGDRLFMISDGYLEQENADGILLGEAKLLSSFESAKSLDLNLSDTINLLMDDFHSFRGNTSMMDDVTILGIGTKC from the coding sequence ATGGGTATTGAGGAGAAACCAACGGCTGATTTAAGTTTCCTTAAGAAGGAAATGAAAAAAGTTCAATTTCCCAAAGGTTCGCTTGTCATCCAACAATACTCGTTAGGTGGTTCGTTTTATTTTATTGAATCGGGTAGAGTTGAGGTTTGGAAATATTTAGACGAGAGTAAACAAGAAATACTCGTGATTGGTGATCTTTCCACTGGTGATTATTTTGGTGAAATTGCTCTCATTGATTCTGCTCCTCGCACAGTAAATATAACAGCAAAAGAAAACTTGGTTCTTTATGAGCTGACGAGTGAAGATTTTCATCGTTTATTACAATCAAGTCCAGAATTGACTTTGACTCTGTTGAAATTATTAACGGCAAGAATTCGAAACGCCGAACAAAGAGAAAATCAAGTTTTGATTCAGAAGAACAAGGAACTCCGTCGTCAGAATGAAACTCTCGAAGAGATGGTAAAAGAACGGACTGCAAAGTTAACCCAAACTTTAAAAATCATTCAGGAAGACTTAGAAACTGCAAAAACCATTCAAAGGAATATTTTACCACTTGGACTTCGGTATGTGGCACATTTGGACTTTGGATCTTCATTCGAGCCAATGGCAGAAGTAGGTGGAGATATATTTGATGTCATTCGTTTAGAAAAATCAAAGATACGATTATTTTTAGCAGATGCCATTGGACATGGTGTTCAGGCAGCACTGATAACGATGGCGATCAAAGCTGAATACGATCATATCAAACGTAATGCACCAAACCCGGCAGATGTTCTATATGCTTTGAACCAAATTTTTATTGAGAGTTATGGAAAAAAAACCAATCAATTCACTGCAGTCATCGTTGATTTGAATTTAGAGGAAAACAGTTTAACCTATTCGTCTGCCGGTCACAATGAACCGTATATCGTCACAAAAGACCAATTCATTCCACTTACAGAATCGGGAGTGATGTTGGGATTGGAAAAAGACGTCGAGTATACCAATCATTCTATGTCTTTTGGATTAGGGGATCGTTTGTTTATGATTTCTGACGGGTATCTAGAGCAGGAAAATGCAGATGGAATTCTCCTGGGAGAGGCCAAATTGCTTTCCAGTTTTGAATCTGCTAAGAGTTTGGATTTAAATCTATCAGATACAATCAATTTGTTAATGGATGATTTTCATTCGTTTCGGGGCAATACCTCCATGATGGATGATGTAACGATTCTCGGTATCGGAACCAAGTGTTGA